The following proteins come from a genomic window of Flavobacterium eburneipallidum:
- a CDS encoding cellulase family glycosylhydrolase: MIESIKNKVFTVIFSTLFFGIMACSSDSSSENTVDKSLAVSAASLNFLSAGNSASFTITTNVDAWTITNPDASWIQLNKISGASGTTIVNVTVLANTTTTVRTATLTVNSTQTTAVNIVLTQAAGVVVPPVTALYPSYNTNPIAADATGMTSNATQLAAKIKLGWNIGNTLEAIGGETAWGNPKVTKALIDLVKANGFNAVRIPCSWNQNLENTTTAKIKTEWLNRVKEVVQYCVDNDMYVVLNIHWDGGWLENNCTEVKKVENNAKQKAFWEQIATHLRDFDEHLLFAGANEPNVENATEMAVLNSYHQTFIDAVRSTGGKNANRILVIQGPTTDIEKTNKLMLTLPTDKVANRMMVEVHYYSPWNFAGLTKDETWGKMAYYWGSNYLSATDTQRNASFGEADLEKLFKSMKTQFVDKGIPVLLGEFGAIRRTTLTGDALTLHLNSRAYYLKTVVKQAKANGILPFYWDEGSLGNNGFGIFNRTNNTVYDTQVLTALLDGLK; this comes from the coding sequence ATGATTGAATCAATTAAAAATAAAGTGTTTACAGTTATATTCAGTACGCTTTTTTTTGGAATTATGGCTTGCAGCAGCGATTCTTCTTCTGAAAATACTGTGGATAAATCCCTTGCTGTAAGTGCAGCTTCCCTTAATTTTTTAAGTGCAGGAAACAGTGCCAGTTTTACCATCACAACAAATGTTGATGCTTGGACAATTACCAATCCAGATGCGAGTTGGATTCAGTTGAACAAAATTTCAGGAGCCTCGGGTACAACGATTGTGAATGTAACAGTTTTAGCCAATACAACCACAACAGTTCGAACTGCTACTTTAACAGTGAATTCAACACAAACGACTGCGGTCAATATTGTACTTACCCAAGCAGCAGGTGTAGTTGTTCCTCCAGTTACAGCCTTGTATCCAAGTTATAATACCAATCCCATTGCGGCTGATGCAACCGGAATGACTAGCAATGCAACACAATTAGCAGCAAAGATAAAGCTGGGTTGGAACATCGGAAATACGCTTGAAGCAATTGGTGGAGAAACTGCTTGGGGCAATCCAAAAGTAACTAAAGCCTTAATTGATTTGGTTAAAGCCAATGGGTTTAATGCTGTTAGAATACCTTGTTCATGGAATCAAAATTTAGAGAATACTACAACCGCAAAAATTAAAACGGAATGGCTTAACCGAGTGAAAGAAGTAGTTCAGTATTGTGTGGACAATGATATGTATGTGGTGCTAAATATTCATTGGGACGGTGGTTGGTTAGAAAACAATTGTACCGAAGTCAAAAAAGTAGAAAATAATGCCAAACAAAAAGCGTTTTGGGAACAAATCGCGACTCATTTGCGAGATTTTGATGAACATTTACTTTTTGCAGGTGCTAACGAACCTAATGTTGAAAATGCTACCGAAATGGCAGTTTTAAATTCCTATCATCAAACATTTATTGATGCCGTTCGTTCTACAGGCGGAAAAAATGCCAACAGAATTTTAGTCATTCAAGGACCTACAACCGATATAGAAAAAACCAATAAATTGATGCTCACTTTGCCAACAGATAAAGTTGCCAATCGCATGATGGTTGAGGTTCATTATTATAGCCCATGGAATTTTGCAGGTTTGACCAAAGATGAAACTTGGGGGAAAATGGCTTATTATTGGGGATCAAATTATCTTTCTGCAACAGACACTCAAAGAAATGCTAGTTTTGGAGAAGCCGATTTAGAAAAACTTTTTAAGTCCATGAAAACGCAATTTGTTGACAAAGGAATTCCTGTTTTATTGGGAGAATTTGGAGCAATTCGCCGTACTACTCTGACAGGCGATGCTTTAACATTGCATTTGAATTCAAGAGCTTATTATTTGAAAACCGTAGTAAAACAAGCCAAAGCCAATGGAATATTGCCTTTTTATTGGGATGAAGGAAGCCTTGGAAATAATGGTTTTGGAATTTTCAATAGAACAAATAATACGGTTTATGATACTCAAGTTTTGACTGCATTACTCGATGGATTGAAATAA
- a CDS encoding glycoside hydrolase family 3 C-terminal domain-containing protein — translation MKNKIITLSLFVSLSFAGFHSNAQAVKSTKLQETPKSLSSTYDTEIDKLVAQMTLEEKIGMLHGNTMFSSGGVERLGIPELKMADGPLGVREEISRNNWSAAGWTNDFATYYPAAGALAATWDTGLAGLFGSSIGQEMRARNKDMLLSPAINIVRTPLGGRTYEYMTEDPFLNKKMAVSLIVGLQNNDVMACVKHYAANNQETNRDFVDVLIDERTLREIYLPAFEAAVKEANAYSIMGAYNKFRGDYLCENDYMLNKILRDEWGFQGVVVSDWAAVHSTVKSLKNGLDIEMGTPKPFKDFFFADKLIAAAKAGEVSEAEIDIHVKRILKVLFQVKAIGGKDRITGSIATEAHYQDAYKIAAESIVLLKNEKNALPLQLDGVKTIAVIGNNATKKNALGGFGAGVKTKREITPLEGLKNRLPNSIKINYAEGYLERYEKKNKGNLGNITANGPVTIDQLDAAKLQEAIEAAKNSDVAIVFAGSNRDYETEASDRSSLKLPFGQEELIQKIVAVNPRTIVVMVAGAPFDIDAVSKKTSTLIWSWFNGSEGGNALADVLLGKVNPSGKLPWTMPNKIEDSSAHATNSFPGDKSVTYSEGILVGYRWFDTKKVTPLYPFGYGLSYTSFAFNNVKTDKKIYSEDETIQVSVTVKNIGKVEGKEVVQVYTSKSDSKISRAAQELKGFQKVDVKPGDSCIVPIHIPVKELAYYNVETKKWTVEPGKYTLKIGNSSRDIKQEVVVIIK, via the coding sequence ATGAAAAATAAAATAATCACATTGTCTCTTTTTGTATCCCTATCATTTGCAGGATTTCATTCGAATGCGCAAGCTGTAAAAAGCACAAAATTGCAAGAAACTCCAAAATCATTAAGTTCTACCTACGATACCGAAATCGATAAGTTAGTAGCTCAAATGACATTAGAAGAAAAAATTGGAATGTTGCACGGTAACACTATGTTTTCTTCTGGTGGTGTCGAGCGATTGGGAATTCCAGAACTAAAAATGGCGGATGGTCCTTTGGGCGTTCGGGAAGAAATTTCTAGAAACAATTGGTCGGCTGCGGGTTGGACTAATGATTTTGCTACTTATTATCCTGCTGCAGGAGCTTTGGCTGCGACTTGGGATACTGGATTGGCGGGTCTATTTGGAAGCAGTATTGGACAAGAAATGCGTGCCAGAAATAAAGATATGTTGCTTTCGCCAGCCATCAATATTGTTAGAACGCCACTCGGAGGAAGAACCTATGAATACATGACCGAAGATCCTTTTTTGAACAAAAAAATGGCGGTATCATTGATTGTTGGATTACAAAATAATGATGTTATGGCTTGTGTCAAACATTATGCAGCCAATAATCAGGAAACCAATCGGGATTTTGTGGATGTGCTGATTGATGAACGAACCTTACGTGAAATTTATCTTCCAGCCTTTGAAGCCGCTGTAAAAGAAGCGAATGCTTACAGTATCATGGGAGCTTACAACAAGTTTAGAGGTGATTATTTGTGTGAGAACGATTATATGTTAAACAAAATTCTACGTGACGAATGGGGATTCCAAGGCGTTGTAGTTTCGGATTGGGCAGCGGTTCATAGCACAGTAAAATCATTGAAAAATGGTTTGGATATCGAAATGGGAACACCAAAACCGTTTAAGGATTTTTTCTTTGCCGATAAATTAATCGCTGCGGCAAAAGCAGGAGAGGTTTCAGAAGCCGAAATTGATATTCACGTCAAAAGAATTTTAAAAGTCCTGTTTCAAGTAAAAGCCATTGGCGGCAAAGACCGTATTACAGGAAGTATTGCCACCGAAGCGCATTATCAAGATGCTTACAAAATTGCTGCTGAATCGATAGTTTTATTGAAAAACGAAAAAAATGCTTTGCCTTTACAATTGGACGGAGTAAAAACAATTGCAGTTATTGGAAATAATGCCACCAAGAAAAACGCCTTGGGTGGATTTGGCGCAGGTGTAAAAACCAAAAGAGAAATTACACCTTTAGAAGGTTTGAAAAATAGGTTACCCAATTCCATCAAAATCAATTATGCCGAAGGCTATTTAGAGCGATATGAGAAAAAAAACAAAGGTAATCTCGGGAATATTACGGCTAATGGTCCTGTAACCATCGATCAATTGGACGCTGCTAAATTGCAAGAAGCGATTGAAGCAGCTAAAAATTCCGATGTAGCTATAGTTTTTGCAGGTTCGAATCGTGATTATGAAACCGAAGCTTCGGATCGTAGCAGTTTGAAATTACCATTTGGTCAAGAAGAATTAATCCAAAAAATTGTAGCCGTTAATCCGAGAACGATTGTGGTCATGGTCGCTGGAGCACCTTTTGACATTGATGCGGTTAGTAAAAAAACTTCAACTTTGATTTGGTCTTGGTTCAATGGTTCCGAAGGTGGAAATGCCTTGGCAGATGTGTTGTTAGGAAAAGTAAATCCTTCTGGAAAATTGCCATGGACAATGCCTAATAAGATTGAAGATTCATCTGCTCATGCCACCAATAGTTTTCCTGGCGATAAATCGGTGACTTATTCAGAAGGAATTTTGGTTGGTTACCGTTGGTTTGATACCAAAAAAGTTACGCCTTTGTATCCTTTTGGTTATGGTTTGTCTTATACTAGTTTTGCTTTTAATAATGTTAAAACCGATAAAAAAATATATTCCGAAGACGAAACCATTCAAGTTTCAGTAACTGTTAAAAACATTGGTAAAGTAGAAGGAAAAGAAGTAGTTCAAGTCTATACTTCTAAATCCGATTCGAAAATTTCTCGGGCGGCTCAAGAGTTGAAAGGTTTTCAGAAAGTTGATGTTAAGCCAGGAGATTCCTGTATAGTTCCAATTCATATTCCTGTAAAAGAATTGGCTTATTATAATGTTGAAACCAAAAAATGGACGGTTGAGCCTGGAAAATATACTCTCAAAATAGGTAACTCATCCAGAGATATTAAGCAAGAAGTTGTCGTGATCATTAAGTAA
- a CDS encoding glycoside hydrolase family 97 protein, translating to MKKKLILPVLFLSIGISNAQGNKPKSYELSSPEGKNKIQFQLVNNAPKYSVSHGKTVLISPSDLGFTLKNNEDLSTNFEIIKVENTSFDETWEQVWGEKKKIRNHYNQMVVQLQQKGQNKRKLEIQFRAFDDGIAFRYVYPKQNVKDSIFIMDEKTTFNLKEDGKAWWIPANRADRDEYLFKDSPVSTLDTVLTPLTIESKSGLAISFHEANLVDFASMTLVNTTGNQLKSDLVPWADGVKVRVKDTFTSSWRTIQIAEKPTDLITSYLILNLNEPNKLKSISYFKPYKYFGIWWGMHIGKYSFWEGPKQGATTKHAEEYIDFTAKEGFHHLLIEGWNKGWTPAWYENRMHMFSFTKSADNFDLEKVVEYGNKKGVALIGYHETGSNLINYLKEIDEGFALYKKLGIHSVKIGHVGSKLNMKEWHFGQFGVNYFRYVLEKAAEYDLAVLYHESIKDTGERRTFPNMVSREAARGQEYNAWSEGNPPNHLTILPFTRLLSGPMDFTPGIFDVEVKQGYNGRRVHGTAAQQLALYVTIYAPIQMMADLPENYEGKPALQFLKDVPTDWEDTKVLEGKIGEYITTVRKDRNSADWYLGSITNEKAREVKIPLSFLDKNTTYEAQIYADAEGTDETHNPSAIAISKKTVKASDVLQLKLGGAGGTAIRFKKL from the coding sequence ATGAAAAAAAAACTAATACTTCCCGTCTTATTCCTATCTATAGGTATAAGTAATGCTCAAGGCAACAAACCAAAATCCTATGAATTGTCTTCACCAGAAGGAAAAAATAAAATTCAATTTCAACTGGTAAATAATGCGCCTAAATATAGTGTGTCTCATGGAAAAACAGTTCTGATTTCTCCTTCTGATTTAGGATTTACATTGAAGAATAATGAAGATTTAAGTACCAATTTTGAAATTATCAAAGTAGAAAATACCTCTTTCGATGAAACTTGGGAACAGGTTTGGGGCGAAAAGAAAAAGATTAGAAATCACTACAACCAAATGGTGGTTCAGTTGCAACAAAAAGGGCAAAACAAACGCAAATTAGAAATTCAGTTTCGTGCTTTTGATGATGGAATTGCTTTTCGATATGTTTATCCGAAGCAAAATGTAAAAGACAGTATTTTCATTATGGATGAAAAAACGACTTTCAACCTCAAAGAGGATGGAAAAGCGTGGTGGATTCCTGCTAACAGAGCCGATAGAGATGAATATTTATTTAAAGATTCGCCAGTGAGTACCCTAGATACGGTTTTGACACCCTTAACAATCGAAAGCAAAAGCGGATTAGCCATAAGTTTTCACGAAGCCAATTTGGTGGATTTCGCCAGTATGACATTGGTAAATACTACTGGAAATCAACTCAAATCTGATTTAGTGCCTTGGGCTGATGGTGTAAAAGTGCGTGTAAAAGATACGTTTACTTCTTCTTGGAGAACGATTCAAATTGCCGAAAAACCTACCGATTTGATTACGTCTTATTTGATTTTAAACCTCAACGAGCCTAATAAATTAAAGAGTATTAGTTATTTCAAACCTTATAAATACTTCGGGATATGGTGGGGAATGCACATCGGGAAATATTCTTTTTGGGAAGGGCCAAAACAAGGAGCAACAACCAAACATGCCGAAGAATATATTGATTTTACCGCCAAAGAAGGTTTTCATCATCTATTGATTGAAGGCTGGAACAAAGGTTGGACACCAGCTTGGTACGAAAATAGAATGCACATGTTTAGCTTTACCAAAAGTGCCGATAATTTTGACCTAGAAAAAGTGGTAGAATATGGTAATAAAAAAGGAGTGGCACTTATTGGGTATCATGAAACGGGTTCTAATTTGATTAATTATTTAAAAGAAATAGACGAAGGTTTTGCGTTGTACAAAAAACTAGGCATTCATTCAGTTAAAATTGGTCATGTTGGTTCTAAATTAAATATGAAAGAATGGCATTTTGGACAATTTGGAGTGAATTATTTCAGATATGTTTTAGAAAAAGCTGCCGAATATGATTTAGCCGTTTTGTATCACGAGTCTATAAAAGATACTGGAGAGCGTAGAACATTTCCCAATATGGTTTCTAGAGAAGCAGCCAGAGGTCAGGAATACAACGCCTGGAGCGAAGGAAATCCACCAAATCACTTGACGATTCTTCCGTTTACCAGATTGCTTTCAGGGCCAATGGATTTTACGCCTGGAATTTTTGACGTTGAAGTAAAACAAGGGTATAATGGACGTAGAGTTCACGGAACTGCGGCTCAACAATTGGCATTGTATGTAACGATTTATGCTCCAATTCAAATGATGGCAGATCTTCCTGAAAATTATGAAGGAAAACCGGCTTTACAATTCTTAAAAGATGTTCCAACGGATTGGGAAGACACCAAAGTATTAGAAGGTAAAATAGGAGAATACATTACTACAGTTCGAAAAGATAGAAATAGTGCAGATTGGTATTTAGGAAGTATTACCAATGAAAAAGCTCGTGAGGTTAAAATTCCATTATCATTTCTAGATAAAAATACAACTTACGAAGCTCAAATTTATGCCGATGCAGAAGGAACTGATGAAACGCATAATCCATCAGCGATAGCCATTTCTAAAAAAACGGTTAAAGCTTCGGATGTATTGCAATTGAAATTAGGTGGAGCAGGAGGAACAGCCATTCGATTCAAAAAATTATAA
- a CDS encoding GH39 family glycosyl hydrolase, which produces MNKYLALFLVLCISNIQLFGQNANFYRTIKVDYNQSAGPMNTMFKECIGAGRANEGLRADWQQQLAIVKKECDFKYIRMHGLLTDDMGVYREDAKGNPEYNYQYIDALYDYILSIKMKPFVELGFMPSALASGKQTIFWWKGNVTPPKDYKKWEDLIRNLTQHWTERYGAEEVKTWYFEVWNEPNLTPAFWTGTQEEYFKLYEHSARAIKSVNGDYKVGGPATAGAGWVPETIEFATKNNVPLDFISTHTYGVKQGFLDEYGTTGTILSKDESSVSGDVLNSRKQIANSAKPNLELHYTEWSSSYTPADPVHDSYHSAAYILQKLKQVGNAPTSMSYWVFTDIFEESAPRFTPFHGGFGLLNTQAIKKPAYFSYSYLNKLGTTELQNTDTSSWATKNKKGDVQLLFWDFTNTHPGDSINNQQYYIQDLPSKSKGSVKIEVTGLQKGKYTLEIYKVGYKVNDVYTDYLEMNKPNQLTKQQVEKLKGKNNGEPIATETLVMDSKGNYSKDFKINENDVLLLNFIKQ; this is translated from the coding sequence ATGAATAAATACCTAGCATTATTTCTAGTATTGTGCATCAGCAATATTCAATTGTTTGGACAAAATGCCAATTTTTACAGAACCATAAAAGTAGATTACAATCAATCTGCTGGCCCAATGAATACCATGTTCAAAGAATGTATTGGAGCGGGTCGTGCCAACGAAGGATTGCGAGCCGACTGGCAACAACAACTAGCAATAGTAAAAAAAGAATGCGATTTTAAATACATTCGAATGCACGGATTATTGACAGATGATATGGGCGTTTATCGTGAAGATGCCAAAGGAAATCCAGAGTACAATTACCAGTATATTGATGCTTTGTACGATTATATTTTGAGTATCAAGATGAAACCTTTTGTCGAATTAGGATTTATGCCATCGGCTTTGGCTAGCGGCAAACAAACTATTTTTTGGTGGAAAGGCAATGTAACGCCTCCTAAAGATTATAAGAAATGGGAAGATTTAATTCGCAATTTAACCCAGCATTGGACAGAACGTTATGGAGCTGAAGAAGTGAAAACTTGGTATTTCGAAGTTTGGAACGAACCCAATTTAACTCCCGCTTTTTGGACAGGAACTCAAGAAGAATATTTTAAATTGTATGAGCATAGTGCTCGTGCTATCAAAAGTGTAAATGGCGATTATAAAGTTGGAGGGCCAGCCACAGCAGGAGCGGGTTGGGTACCTGAAACTATTGAATTTGCTACTAAAAATAATGTTCCACTAGATTTTATTTCCACGCATACTTACGGAGTAAAACAAGGCTTTTTAGACGAATACGGAACAACAGGAACTATTTTGAGTAAAGACGAATCCAGTGTAAGTGGCGATGTTTTGAATTCCAGAAAACAAATTGCAAATTCTGCCAAACCGAATCTGGAATTGCATTACACGGAATGGAGTTCTTCCTATACACCTGCCGACCCCGTTCATGATAGTTACCATTCGGCTGCTTATATTTTGCAAAAACTAAAACAAGTGGGTAACGCACCTACATCTATGTCCTATTGGGTTTTTACTGATATTTTTGAAGAATCCGCTCCAAGATTTACGCCTTTTCACGGAGGATTTGGATTGTTGAATACGCAAGCAATTAAAAAACCTGCTTATTTTTCGTATTCCTATTTAAACAAATTAGGAACTACCGAACTTCAAAATACCGATACTTCTTCTTGGGCGACCAAAAATAAAAAGGGAGATGTTCAATTGTTGTTTTGGGATTTTACTAATACACATCCAGGCGATTCCATTAACAATCAGCAATATTACATTCAAGATTTACCGTCTAAATCAAAAGGAAGTGTAAAAATTGAAGTAACAGGTTTGCAAAAAGGAAAATACACATTAGAAATTTATAAAGTAGGATATAAAGTCAACGATGTTTACACGGATTATTTGGAAATGAACAAACCGAACCAATTAACCAAACAACAAGTAGAAAAACTAAAAGGGAAAAATAACGGAGAACCTATCGCAACCGAAACTCTCGTAATGGATTCAAAAGGCAATTACAGTAAGGATTTCAAGATCAATGAAAATGATGTTTTGCTTTTGAATTTTATAAAACAATAA
- the fumC gene encoding class II fumarate hydratase — protein sequence MKYRIEKDTMGEVKVPADKYWGAQTERSRNNFKIGDSASMPMEIIEGFAYLKKAAAYANCDLDVLSTEKRDAIAVVCDEILEGKLADQFPLVIWQTGSGTQSNMNVNEVIANRAQILKGFNIGEGEPFIKANDDVNKSQSSNDTFPTGMHIAAYKMVVEITIPSIEKLRDTLQSKALAFQSVVKIGRTHLMDATPLTLGQEISGYAAQLSYGLKALKNTLPHLSEIALGGTAVGTGLNTPAGYDVKVAEYIAKFTGHPFITAPNKFEALAAHDAIVETHGALKQLAVSLNKIANDIRMLASGPRSGIGEIIIPENEPGSSIMPGKVNPTQCEALTMVCAQVMGNDVAISVGGMQGHYELNVFKPMMAANFLQSARLLGDACLSFEEHCASGIEPNYKRIEVLVNNSLMLVTALNTKIGYYKSAEIAQTAHKNGTTLREEAIRLGYVTAEDFDDWVKPEDMIGNQGIHF from the coding sequence ATGAAATACCGAATAGAGAAAGATACTATGGGCGAAGTGAAAGTCCCTGCTGATAAATACTGGGGAGCACAAACAGAGCGTTCGAGAAACAATTTCAAAATTGGAGATTCGGCTTCTATGCCAATGGAAATCATCGAAGGATTTGCTTATTTAAAAAAAGCTGCTGCTTACGCCAATTGTGATTTGGACGTACTTTCTACAGAAAAGCGAGATGCTATTGCAGTTGTTTGTGACGAAATTTTAGAAGGCAAACTAGCTGATCAATTTCCGCTAGTAATTTGGCAAACGGGTTCGGGAACACAAAGTAATATGAATGTGAATGAAGTGATTGCTAATCGAGCGCAAATTCTAAAAGGCTTCAACATTGGCGAAGGCGAACCCTTTATCAAAGCCAATGATGATGTAAATAAATCGCAATCATCTAACGATACTTTTCCAACAGGAATGCACATTGCAGCTTACAAAATGGTGGTAGAAATAACAATTCCTAGCATCGAAAAATTAAGAGATACGCTACAGTCGAAAGCTTTAGCATTCCAATCCGTTGTCAAAATAGGACGCACTCATTTAATGGATGCCACTCCTTTGACATTAGGACAAGAAATTTCAGGTTATGCAGCACAATTGAGTTACGGATTAAAAGCCTTAAAAAACACTTTGCCTCATTTGTCAGAAATCGCTTTGGGCGGAACTGCTGTCGGAACAGGATTGAATACACCTGCTGGCTATGACGTAAAAGTAGCCGAATATATTGCAAAATTTACAGGACATCCCTTTATAACTGCTCCGAATAAATTTGAAGCCTTGGCGGCACACGATGCCATTGTAGAAACCCATGGAGCATTAAAACAACTTGCCGTTTCTTTAAACAAAATTGCAAATGATATTCGGATGCTAGCTTCAGGACCACGCTCTGGAATTGGCGAAATTATTATTCCTGAAAACGAACCAGGCTCTTCAATTATGCCCGGAAAAGTAAATCCAACACAATGCGAAGCCTTGACTATGGTTTGTGCTCAAGTAATGGGCAATGATGTGGCAATCTCGGTTGGAGGAATGCAAGGACATTATGAATTGAATGTTTTTAAACCCATGATGGCGGCTAATTTTCTACAATCGGCGAGATTGTTGGGCGATGCTTGCCTTTCTTTTGAAGAACATTGTGCCAGCGGCATCGAACCCAATTACAAACGAATTGAAGTATTAGTCAACAATTCTCTGATGCTCGTTACGGCTTTGAATACTAAAATTGGCTATTATAAATCGGCAGAAATTGCTCAAACGGCTCACAAAAACGGAACCACTTTAAGAGAAGAAGCCATTCGTTTGGGTTATGTTACTGCCGAAGATTTTGATGATTGGGTAAAACCAGAGGATATGATAGGAAATCAAGGTATTCACTTTTAA